In the genome of Pichia kudriavzevii chromosome 4, complete sequence, one region contains:
- a CDS encoding uncharacterized protein (PKUD0D03420; similar to Saccharomyces cerevisiae YFR002W (NIC96); ancestral locus Anc_8.94) produces the protein MASLVPLSAGNKGDGTTSTEKKKSSKLNDLVQTSRNLPKRLDDIETLHLSLNEIQKRAYNLRHYNKPNTETNLFTKAHYLLIGKGITIEDIEDDLNSLDSLIKSNEYNKSLHKKSKYSDKDDLLKPSNLVNYMNRQKDEDVISTIENSLTAAAKDFDNFVNNNIDLDWKHKKKELYEKLHTVIKREPSGAITTSSPEKKIKKYSQKELLERQLTWGVKHSKSLISSIFNFDDISNTTSESAINPNVSYSLRKKFEIFAEVIYELNEARQSNSWYKLATVISSIYKSEINGNKSDQLHEAYVILREFCEAPEDSNDEGDQVDDNDRPSRFRKATNSKLTDIESIKLRERIVLKSREYLETQFRDYINELYIMNKSTNLNEISAKNEDKFLIPNVDRVINYIELTMRNKQKQWKIPNMTFINGLPLWAILFYLLRSGCYNEAIILISKYEDSFQKLEKSFPYYLKSYCESKDKKLSEELQGRLQNEFNQYFKNSNQDIDPFRYAVYKIIGKCDTAKKNLDNIQLSIEDWLWLHLTLIKEHEEDDIMNDNYRLVDLQKTVVEFGSESFNISSKNPMYLQTLLLVGLFEDAIKYWMQINEIDAIHLAVVLNYYGLIRISDVSKTSLLNINSYGFKSINFGRMIGNYVKKFKFSDPRVASEYLFLLSINEDQLQICQDSIRELVLETREYILLLGKITSDGVRIPGVIEERKSLLGLKDEKSYLYNITEKAAQIANEEGRLFDCILLYQLSEEYDIVLKIINKLLGDFLNSIDLVNHRGDLLNDDNVGDINIVRLSENILKIYNSSPEILSQVAIQSRLNCEKLLDIYRIFRVFNEGKDYNKLLNEIKALELIPISADISLSEIRRYLTEFEKLDENLMKNVPNLLIVEMMSLRELLSISDNSAKDEELKKIAKNSMIFAGLIKYKMPREIYTILINFEISL, from the coding sequence ATGGCCTCATTAGTACCATTATCTGCTGGAAACAAGGGCGATGGAACAACTAGTactgagaaaaaaaagagttcCAAATTGAATGATCTTGTTCAAACGTCAAGAAACCTACCGAAACGTTTAGACGATATTGAAACGTTGCACTTAAGTTTGAACGAGATTCAAAAAAGAGCCTACAATTTGAGACACTATAACAAACCAAACACAGAAACAAACCTATTTACAAAAGCTCATTATCTATTGATTGGCAAAGGAATCACCATCGAAGATATCGAAGATGATTTAAATTCACTTGActctttgataaaatcgAACGAATATAATAAATCTTTGCACAAGAAGTCTAAATATTCTGATAAAGACGACTTGCTAAAGCCCAGTAACTTAGTTAATTATATGAATAGACAAAAGGACGAAGATGTCATATCTACAATTGAGAATTCATTAACAGCTGCAGCTAAAGATTTCGACAATTTtgtcaataataatatcGATCTAGATTGGAAGCATAAAAAGAAGGAGCTATACGAGAAACTACACACTGTTATTAAGCGTGAACCATCAGGTGCTATAACAACTAGTTCACCAGAGAAAAAGATCAAGAAATATTCTCAAAAGGAGTTGCTAGAGAGACAATTAACTTGGGGGGTTAAGCATTCCAAGAGCTTAATTTCCtctattttcaactttgatGACATTAGTAACACAACTTCTGAATCGGCAATTAATCCAAATGTGTCTTATTcattaagaaaaaaattcgAAATATTTGCAGAAGTTATTTATGAACTCAATGAGGCCAGACAGTCTAATTCATGGTACAAGCTAGCTACTGTTATTTCGTCTATTTACAAATCAGAAATCAATGGTAATAAGTCTGACCAGCTACATGAGGCTTACGTCATCCTAAGAGAATTTTGTGAAGCTCCGGAGGACAGTAATGATGAAGGTGACCAAGTTGATGACAATGATAGACCAAGTAGATTCAGAAAAGCAACTAATTCAAAGTTAACGGATATAGAATCAATCAAACTTAGAGAGCGGATAGTTTTAAAAAGCAGAGAGTATTTAGAGACCCAGTTCAGGGATTACATTAATGAGTTGTATATAATGAATAAGTCAACGAATCTTAATGAAATATCAGCTAAGAATGAGGATAAATTCCTTATTCCGAACGTTGATAGGGTTATTAATTATATTGAGCTAACCATGCGGAACAAGCAGAAGCAATGGAAGATCCCAAACATGACATTTATAAATGGATTACCTTTGTGGGCAATATTATTCTATTTATTAAGAAGTGGGTGTTACAATGAAGCAATCATTTTGATCTCTAAATATGAGGACtcatttcaaaaacttgaaaaatcattTCCATATTACCTTAAGTCATACTGTGAATCTAAGGATAAGAAACTTAGTGAAGAGCTACAGGGCAGATTACAAAATGAATTTAACCAATACTTCAAGAATTCTAACCAAGATATAGATCCATTTAGATATGCCGTATACAAAATAATTGGTAAGTGCGATACTGCTAAGAAGAATCTGGATAATATTCAATTGAGTATCGAAGATTGGTTATGGTTACATCTAACGCTAATCAAGGAGCATGAAGAGGATGATATAATGAACGATAACTATAGGCTAGTAGATTTACAGAAaactgttgttgaatttggtagtgaatctttcaatatATCAAGTAAGAATCCAATGTATTTGCAGACACTGTTATTGGTTGGATTGTTTGAAGATGCAATAAAATATTGGATGCAAATTAATGAAATAGATGCGATTCACCTCGCAGTCGTATTGAACTATTATGGTTTGATCAGGATTAGTGATGTGAGTAAAACCTCGTTATTGAATATCAATTCGTATGGTTTCAAATCTATCAATTTTGGTAGAATGATTGGAAACTATGTCAAAAAATTTAAGTTCAGTGACCCAAGAGTTGCGAGTGAGTATCTATTCTTACTTTCAATCAATGAGGATCAACTTCAGATATGCCAAGATTCAATTCGTGAACTCGTGCTAGAGACAAGAGAGtatattttattgttgGGTAAAATTACTAGTGATGGCGTGCGTATTCCAGGTGTAATCGAGGAACGCAAATCATTGTTAGGGTTGAAGGATGAAAAATCCTATCTATATAATATAACGGAAAAGGCAGCACAAATAGCCAATGAAGAAGGCAGATTGTTTGACTGTATTTTGCTTTATCAGTTAAGTGAGGAATACGATATTGTTTTAAAAATCATTAACAAATTGTTGGGTGATTTCCTCAATTCGATTGATTTGGTGAATCATAGGGGAGACCTGCTGAATGATGATAACGTTGGTGATATCAACATAGTCAGATTGAGTGAGAACATACTCAAGATTTACAATTCTTCCCCAGAAATACTCAGTCAGGTTGCAATCCAAAGTCGACTCAATTGTGAAAAACTTTTAGACATTTATAGGATTTTCCGGGTTTTCAATGAGGGTAAAGACTATAATAAATTGCTAAATGAGATTAAAGCATTAGAACTAATACCAATATCAGCAGATATTAGTCTAAGTGAAATCAGGAGGTACTTGActgaatttgagaaactaGATGAAAATCTAATGAAGAATGTACCTAATCTCTTAATTGTTGAAATGATGAGTCTAAGGGAGTTGTTGTCAATTAGTGACAACAGTGccaaagatgaagaattgaaaaagattgCAAAGAATTCCATGATCTTTGCAGGTTTAATCAAGTACAAAATGCCACGTGAGATTTACACAATCTTAATAAATTTTGAGATTAGTTTATAA
- a CDS encoding uncharacterized protein (PKUD0D03400; similar to Saccharomyces cerevisiae YPR022C; ancestral locus Anc_8.130), protein MGEKRFRLRNSPIASMVDVKDEDVIADTNESSSREPIRSAAAGKLLKCEWNGCHLVFSDANLLYHHLCDDHIGRKCHKNLTLRCHWGDCQVSTVKRDHITSHVRVHVPLKPYSCLHCTKRFKRPQDLKKHLKTHSNARLRHVHQQYLIDDINLGKCSGIRLVPVSTSSLQHRHYPSSQQRSFSPQYPQYLQLDSPESHAQVLVPPHIPSQLQVQMDLQSQLHPPVQSQLQHQVHPQIQHQIHTQLQQQLQTQLHPPLQPQIQIQPYYSLQHIPVFYHPPGQPPVQHINNFPALIQDRIVQQHQYTQLHTSHNPYATHM, encoded by the coding sequence ATGGGAGAAAAGAGATTCAGATTGAGAAACTCACCGATTGCTTCGATGGTAGACGTAAAGGACGAGGACGTTATTGCAGACACAAACGAGAGCTCAAGTAGGGAGCCTATAAGATCTGCTGCAGCTGGGAAACTCCTCAAATGTGAATGGAATGGGTGCCATCTCGTGTTTTCAGACGCTAATCTCTTATATCACCACCTATGTGACGACCATATAGGACGCAAGTGCCATAAAAATCTAACTCTCCGGTGCCATTGGGGGGACTGCCAAGTATCCACAGTTAAACGAGACCACATTACCTCTCATGTCCGTGTCCATGTACCTCTGAAACCGTACTCGTGTTTGCATTGCACAAAGCGCTTCAAACGCCCGCAGGATCTaaagaaacatttgaagaCCCACAGTAATGCCAGACTGAGACATGTTCATCAACAGTATCTCATCGACGATATAAACTTAGGAAAATGTTCCGGAATAAGATTAGTCCCAGTGTCAACTTCTTCACTTCAGCACCGCCACTATCCATCGAGTCAACAGCGTAGCTTCTCTCCACAGTACCCACAGTATTTACAACTAGACTCCCCAGAGTCGCATGCCCAAGTGTTAGTACCACCACATATACCTTCACAGTTGCAAGTTCAAATGGATTTACAGTCACAACTACACCCCCCAGTACAATCACAGCTGCAGCATCAAGTACACCCTCAAATACAACATCAAATACACACTCAACTGCAGCAACAACTACAAACTCAACTACACCCTCCTCTACAACCACAAATACAGATACAGCCATATTATTCATTGCAACATATACCCGTGTTTTACCATCCCCCAGGACAACCTCCCGTGCAGcacatcaacaactttcCAGCATTAATCCAGGATAGAATTGTGCAACAACACCAATATACACAATTACATACTTCGCATAACCCGTATGCAACACATATGTAA
- a CDS encoding uncharacterized protein (PKUD0D03430; similar to Saccharomyces cerevisiae YOR205C (GEP3); ancestral locus Anc_8.616) encodes MISKTCISTSFIVRSSLSRYFASCLRLNSTKVTSTESELKNSAFNYFKYDGLDNKAIPTLQSDLLEKQDDLREAYEEYQKIFSGFEKKELLHCKNCGIGPLQSHDPSKDTYFKKKNLDLTLKKSEDYGLPVKNQSELIDLLEIDTEGLEFENASKIEFDRKVKQMREFCNYQVECERCAKLLHHGILDINGYKIEKIMEKIPKDATIVNVVSILDFPLSCDREILKGRNPKDIIYVVTKSDIFYEKKVQADRTGEQYVKDTLSEYMDADPSKVFLVSSQKAWNNKKLYTAFTKGDVYMVGRANAGKSRLLKSLLSISQDLKPTASMRKSKVETIGGFSPSTYHIPGFTREFQKFKMRNGVTVYDTPGFFPEHLGIYGHLTEKTIRGKTEYPNLTEPKRRTVTSLQIKNKKIFDGKNLYSYAGLFYLQPPEGVVFKRLIATNKRKLYGEHKFSSMERAKELNVQRPKEFKEFYATTPEAMEDMDRYVIPPFYGKIDIVIQDLGFITIAPTSSPKNTKSLFQIWVPKGVRVIIRESIFQFIYKVHDYKDETGNTLKKENVVKRGKPVLRSIFDTEKLHFSELFPVDTKLKDEDAFSMVCPSGDAVPPQDRFMNHTKYKNQYWRRLQL; translated from the coding sequence ATGATATCCAAAACTTGTATTTCCACCAGTTTTATAGTTAGATCCAGTCTTTCTAGATATTTTGCTTCATGCTTACGACTTAATTCAACAAAAGTGACGTCAACTGAATCCGAGCTCAAGAACTCTGCTTTTAACTATTTTAAATATGACGGACTTGATAATAAAGCAATACCAACACTTCAGTCCGACTTATTAGAAAAACAAGACGATTTGAGGGAAGCATATGAAGAGTACCAGAAAATATTTTCAGgctttgaaaagaaagagcTGTTACATTGTAAAAATTGTGGTATAGGCCCGTTACAAAGCCATGACCCTAGCAAGGATACAtatttcaagaagaaaaacttggatttaacattgaagaaaagtgAAGATTATGGGCTGCCTGTTAAAAACCAAAGCGAGTTAATTGATCTTTTGGAAATCGACACTGAAGGTttagaatttgaaaatgcatccaaaattgaatttgatagaAAAGTCAAACAAATGAGAGAATTTTGTAATTATCAGGTTGAATGTGAGAGATGTGCAAAGCTGTTACACCATGGTATATTAGATATAAATGGGTATAAGATTGAGAAAattatggaaaaaataccaaaagatGCAACTATCGTCAATGTTGTCTCAATTTTAGACTTCCCATTATCTTGTGATCGTGAAATCCTGAAAGGTAGAAATCCAAAGGATATAATCTATGTGGTCACCAAATCTGATATTTTCTATGAAAAGAAGGTGCAAGCAGACAGGACTGGTGAACAATATGTGAAGGACACTTTGAGTGAATATATGGATGCGGATCCTTCAAAGGTATTTCTTGTATCATCACAGAAAGCCTGGAATAACAAGAAACTTTATACCGCATTTACTAAGGGTGATGTTTATATGGTGGGTCGAGCTAACGCAGGAAAAAGTAGACTGCTCAAATCATTACTTTCAATATCACAGGACCTGAAGCCAACTGCCAGTATGCGCAAAAGTAAAGTTGAAACCATCGGGGGTTTTTCTCCCAGTACTTACCACATTCCTGGATTCACTAGAGAATTCCAGAAATTTAAAATGAGGAATGGTGTCACGGTTTATGATACACCAGGGTTTTTTCCAGAACATTTAGGGATATATGGGCATCTAACCGAAAAAACGATTAGGGGTAAGACAGAATATCCTAACCTAACTGAACCTAAACGTCGAACTGTTACCTCGTTACAgattaaaaacaaaaaaatctttgacGGAAAAAATTTATATTCATATGCAGGACTTTTCTACTTACAGCCACCAGAGGGTGTTGTCTTCAAAAGACTAATTGCtacaaacaaaaggaaattgtATGGAGAACACAAGTTTAGTAGTATGGAAAGGGCAAAGGAACTAAATGTACAAAGACCAAAAGAATTTAAAGAATTCTATGCTACTACGCCGGAGGCGATGGAAGATATGGATAGGTATGTTATCCCACCTTTTTACGGTAAGATTGATATTGTAATACAGGACTTAGGTTTCATAACAATTGCACCAACCAGTTCTCcgaaaaatacaaaatcCTTATTTCAAATCTGGGTCCCTAAAGGTGTTCGTGTAATTATACGTGAATctattttccaattcataTACAAGGTGCATGACTACAAAGATGAGACTGGAAACacattgaagaaggaaaatgtTGTCAAGAGAGGCAAACCTGTTCTTAGAAGCATTTTCGATACGGAAAAACTACATTTCAGTGAGTTGTTCCCGGTTGATAccaaattgaaagatgAGGATGCTTTTTCTATGGTATGCCCATCAGGTGATGCCGTCCCTCCGCAAGATAGATTCATGAACCATACCAAGTACAAAAATCAGTATTGGAGGAGACTCCAACTTTAG
- a CDS encoding uncharacterized protein (PKUD0D03390; similar to Saccharomyces cerevisiae YHR146W (CRP1) and YNL173C (MDG1); ancestral locus Anc_2.81), whose product MSSYTFTYPAKEGIEDVVVTGTFDNWSQSLPMIKRGKQWEIEVPLSPKDGKIEFKFILNNGEWVISDEYWTVVDDSGNVNNYIELNRETNSWDGNKGGKTTKTTKTEGVNSAYIPESGGLSAKIQSKETDNNASATVMPSTEGIQSTPLGEPGIVVPDTKDPSVNAAFTEVSNVDAKALNAEMKAKEKSKSQSKSQSQNSDPEKVKYVKKVKKSTSPSPRSPTEETPSTGTAKKQGLFSRMKNKLK is encoded by the coding sequence ATGAGCAGCTACACGTTTACATATCCAGCGAAGGAAGGCATTGAGGACGTTGTTGTCACGGGGACCTTTGACAATTGGTCGCAGAGCCTTCCAATGATCAAGCGAGGCAAGCAATGGGAAATCGAGGTGCCATTATCACCAAAGGACGGAAAGATTGAGTTCAAGTTCATTCTCAACAATGGCGAGTGGGTCATCAGCGACGAGTACTGGACGGTGGTGGACGATAGCGGGAATGTGAACAACTATATCGAGTTGAACAGGGAGACCAACTCCTGGGACGGTAATAAGGGCGGCAAGACCACCAAGACCACCAAGACCGAGGGGGTCAACAGCGCCTATATCCCCGAAAGCGGTGGCCTCTCAGCGAAGATCCAGAGTAAGGAGACTGATAACAATGCCTCAGCGACGGTGATGCCAAGTACCGAAGGCATCCAAAGTACGCCATTGGGGGAGCCAGGTATAGTTGTTCCCGACACCAAGGACCCTTCTGTGAATGCGGCGTTTACCGAGGTGAGCAATGTGGATGCCAAGGCGTTGAATGCGGAAATGAAGGCCAAGGAGAAGAGCAAGAGCCAGAGCAAGAGCCAGAGCCAGAATTCAGATCCAGAGAAAGTCAAGTATGTCAAGAAGGTCAAGAAGAGCACCTCCCCATCGCCCCGTTCCCCAACAGAGGAGACTCCGTCGACGGGCACGGCCAAGAAACAGGGTCTCTTCTCGAGAATGAAGAACAAGCTCAAGTAA
- a CDS encoding uncharacterized protein (PKUD0D03410; similar to Saccharomyces cerevisiae YFR003C (YPI1); ancestral locus Anc_8.95) yields the protein MPSHSTQGSSTQTQTQQDDEVPTLHLKVVHDKNKKKNKKKVEWSDDVIDNEFLNKKKSKICCIFHPQNPEEYELQPSSDSDSSSESDSESDEDLGEGNAYERQPKYSKKHTHNHDCHEHTH from the coding sequence ATGCCCTCACACTCCACACAAGGTTCGTCAACGCAGACACAGACACAACAGGACGATGAAGTGCCTACCCTGCATCTGAAGGTAGTGCATGataagaacaagaagaagaacaaaaagaaggttGAATGGAGTGATGATGTAATCGATAAtgagtttttgaacaagaagaagtcGAAAATATGTTGCATATTCCATCCTCAAAACCCGGAAGAGTATGAACTGCAACCGTCAAGTGATTCGGACTCAAGCAGCGAGTCAGATAGTGAAAGTGATGAAGATCTAGGCGAAGGTAATGCCTACGAACGACAACCAAAGTACTCAAAGAAACACACTCACAATCATGATTGTCATGAACATACCCACTAA